Below is a window of Leuconostoc mesenteroides subsp. mesenteroides DNA.
GCGCAAGCCACAGGAACTTTAGAAGAACAACTACAAGAATTCCGTAAGGTTCGTGACGAAATTAAAAAATTAGTTACAAGTTTGAATAACTACGTTCATTAATAAAAAAACGCCATATAGTGCCGCAGCAAAACAGTCCAATTAATTTATTGACTTCTAAGTAAAATACCAGGAGTTTTGCTATGAGTTAACTATGATCCTAGGTAGTCACTAAAACATTCCTTAATTTAGGGGCTATAATTATATAATGACCCCTAGGAAAGACTATTAAAACAGCCCCCATTATCTAATAGTTAGATAACGGGAGTTGTTTTTTTATAAAATGATATAATACTCCCTATATAGGAGAAAACGTATGTCTAGACAAAAACGATCGATCAAGGAAAATAATGATAAATTAAAAGTTCAATTAGAACTCCTCCGTAGTTATACGGAACACTTTGACTCAGGTATGATTCATATGGCTTTGCCAATGGCTACACAGGTTCGTGTATTAATACATCAAACAGATAAGTCCAATTTATTGACTTCTGAGCACTTTTTCATCCGGCTGTTGTCGGCGCCGATCATTGTGCGATCGGGGGTGGGCATATGAATTCATTGATTAGTTTAGAAAAAGTTAATTATCAAATCGCTGATCAACATATTTTACATGATGTTGATTGGCAGATTCCAGCTGGGGCTCATATTACATTGACGGGACCATCCGGTGGTGGGAAAAGTACGTTATTACGGATCATTGCGGCCATGATTTCTAAAACAAGTGGGACCTTGATTTTTGATGGGCAGCCGCTTGAAAGTTACGACCCAATCATGTATCGGCGGCAAGTCTCATATTGTTTCCAACAACCGACGTTATTTGGTGAGACGGTGGCAGATAACTTAGCTTTCCCGTACCAAATTCGTAAGCAAGTCATGGATACGCAACGAGTGGTAACGGCGTTAAATAATGTTGGGCTGTCCGAACGAACCCTGCATCAGCCGATTATCGAGCTTTCCGGTGGTGAACGGCAGCGGGTCGCGCTGATTCGCAACATCTTATTCTTACCAAAAGTGTTGTTATTAGATGAGGTGACAGCTGGTTTGGATGAAAATAATAAGCAAATCGTGCACGCCTGGTTACGACAGTTAAATGAGCAGGATCACGTGACAACGATCATGATTACTCATGACGCGACAGAGATTGCTGCGGCAGATCAATTAGCGAAAGTGGTTGCTGGCAGATTGGAGGTACACGCATGAATTTAGCAGTTAATAATACGTCGCTATTTTTGGCGGCAATGTTAGTGCTCGTCGCGTTAGGAATTAGTTTGTGGCAGAAACTTGGCTTGGATAGGGACATCGTCATTGGTGTCGTGCGGGCTGTTGTACAACTATTTATCGTGGGTTACTTGCTAAAGTATATTTTCCGAGTCAACAATTTGTGGCTAACGCTGGCGATGATAGGCTTCATTATCTTCAATGCGGCTTGGAATGCGAAAAAACGGGGGCCGGGGATTGACCATGCATTAGCCATTTCGTTATTAGCCATTTTTGTTAGTACGGGGGTAACACTCGGCGTCCTCGTGCTATCTGGTGCGATTAAGTTTGTGCCATCGCAAATGATTCCCATTTCTGGTATGATTGCGTCGAATTCAATGGTCGCAATTGGGCTGGCTTATCGCAGCCTCAATAGTCAGTTTCATGACCAGCGGCAAGGTGTGCTTGAACGGTTGGCGTTAGGGGCTGGTCTACTTGATGCTTCGATTGCCATCGTGCGTGAGGCGATTCGTACGGGGATGTCACCAACCATTGATTCGGCAAAGACTGTGGGTCTAGTCAGTCTGCCAGGGATGATGTCCGGTTTGATCTTTGCAGGGGTCGATCCAGTACGGGCCATTAGGTATCAAATTATGGTCACGTTCATGCTCTTATCAGCGACTAGTTTGGGGTCAATCATTGCGTGCTATTTAGCTTACCGTAATTTCTATAATGAACAAAAACAGTTGAAGTAATGACTCCTGATTGCAGTCCCGCGGGGAGTCCTTTATGATGGAAGCTGAAATAAAACTTAATGCGGGGGTATTGATGTGAATGACGCAGCGGTTTGGGTTCCAGTTCCAGCAATGTTTTACTGGGGCTGGTTAGTACCACTCATATTTGGAACCATTTTTGGTTGGCGTTATCATCGCGATAAGGTTCGCCTAGGTAACGGTATTTGGTTTTCGCTATTTTTCTATTCGTTTTTAACCATGCTGGCGATTACAATTTTAGGTAGCAATATCCACTGGTTGATCATTATCAGTGGGACGTTGTTTGTGTTGCTGATCCTGTTGTTTGTGCTAATTCAGCCTGATAAGGTTGACATCGAGATAATTCATAAGAAATTGTTGACGGTGATCGGTTCAGCCGAACGCCCATTTGGATATTGGACAGCCCTAGTTCACAAAAGGTTTCGATTTTAATTCGTTCGGAATAGGTTATACTAGACAAAAGTGAACCAATTATAGGCAAGGACTGTTCTATTATTGAGGTTAAATAGATATGCAACAAATCGTACTCCCAATCAAAGACTCTAACGTCTTAAAAATGGTGCAAGACACCTTACTAGATAGTTTTCGGGCAGGTCGCCGTAACTACACCATCTTTCAAGTTGGCAAAGCCACCCTGCTGCGGGTGAGTGATGTGATGACGTTAAAGAAATCCGATGTCTATAATCCAGATGGCTCTGTTAAACACACGGCCTTTATTCATGATAAAAAGACCGGTAAAGCAAATACACTATATTTAAAGCCCGTGCAATAAGACTTGTTGCAATATCATGATTGGCTAGTCCAACAGAATATCAATTCGGACTGGTTATTTCCTTCAACGGCCCATCCAGACCGGCATATCACTGAGAAGCAGTTTTATAAGGTCATGTCACGTGTTGGTGATCTATTAGGTATCAACTATCTAGGCACACACACCATGCGTAAAACAGGCGCTTACCGCGTCTATACACAGTCAAACTACAATATTGGTTTAGTCATGCACTTACTGAATCATTCAAGTGAGGCTATGACGCTTACTTATCTTGGCCTGGATCAAGCAAGTCGCGAAACAATGTTAGATCAAATTGATTTTGGGTAATAACGCCAACTAATCTCCCTAAATTAGTACGTATTTGTTCATTTTGACGCCACTATG
It encodes the following:
- a CDS encoding ATP-binding cassette domain-containing protein translates to MNSLISLEKVNYQIADQHILHDVDWQIPAGAHITLTGPSGGGKSTLLRIIAAMISKTSGTLIFDGQPLESYDPIMYRRQVSYCFQQPTLFGETVADNLAFPYQIRKQVMDTQRVVTALNNVGLSERTLHQPIIELSGGERQRVALIRNILFLPKVLLLDEVTAGLDENNKQIVHAWLRQLNEQDHVTTIMITHDATEIAAADQLAKVVAGRLEVHA
- the fetB gene encoding iron export ABC transporter permease subunit FetB → MNLAVNNTSLFLAAMLVLVALGISLWQKLGLDRDIVIGVVRAVVQLFIVGYLLKYIFRVNNLWLTLAMIGFIIFNAAWNAKKRGPGIDHALAISLLAIFVSTGVTLGVLVLSGAIKFVPSQMIPISGMIASNSMVAIGLAYRSLNSQFHDQRQGVLERLALGAGLLDASIAIVREAIRTGMSPTIDSAKTVGLVSLPGMMSGLIFAGVDPVRAIRYQIMVTFMLLSATSLGSIIACYLAYRNFYNEQKQLK